A stretch of Paenibacillus peoriae DNA encodes these proteins:
- a CDS encoding NAD(P)H-dependent glycerol-3-phosphate dehydrogenase: MSEKIAVLVAGSWGTALASVLAANNNDVSVWTRNEQQAAEINEKHTNEHYLPGSILSDRISATTDMQTAVSGAKAVIIVSPSAAARQVARSLKAHFSKDMLVVHAIKGFETETLKRMSTVISEELEVAEGDIAVLSGPSHAEEVVRKCPTTVVVASSNEQAAQAAQGLFMNSYFRVYTNRDLLGVELSGALKNIIALGAGMSDGLGFGDNAKAALLTRGLAEITRAGVEMGANPLTFAGLAGIGDLVVTATSRHSRNWRAGSLLGQGQQLDDVLESMGMVVEGIRTTKAAYAISQKLGVQMPITEVLYGVLFEGRDVRKAVEALMGRDPKTEMEVMPLQTWEQWHS; the protein is encoded by the coding sequence TTGTCTGAGAAAATAGCTGTGCTGGTCGCGGGGAGTTGGGGAACAGCCCTGGCTTCCGTTCTTGCGGCCAATAACAACGATGTCTCTGTCTGGACGAGAAACGAGCAGCAAGCAGCTGAAATCAATGAGAAGCATACAAATGAGCATTATTTACCGGGCTCTATTTTGTCTGATCGCATTTCAGCTACAACTGATATGCAGACTGCGGTATCTGGTGCTAAAGCAGTGATAATCGTATCTCCTTCTGCTGCTGCTCGTCAGGTAGCACGTAGTCTGAAAGCTCATTTTAGCAAGGATATGCTGGTAGTGCATGCCATTAAAGGTTTTGAAACAGAAACGCTTAAACGTATGTCCACGGTGATCTCGGAAGAACTGGAAGTCGCGGAGGGCGATATTGCCGTGCTGTCTGGTCCGAGTCATGCGGAAGAAGTGGTGAGGAAATGTCCTACAACGGTCGTTGTAGCTTCCTCCAATGAGCAGGCTGCACAGGCTGCTCAGGGGCTGTTCATGAACTCCTATTTCCGTGTCTATACAAACCGCGATTTGCTAGGCGTGGAACTGTCCGGGGCGCTAAAAAACATTATCGCATTGGGTGCGGGAATGTCAGATGGACTTGGTTTCGGTGATAATGCCAAAGCGGCTTTATTGACCCGTGGATTGGCTGAAATTACCCGTGCCGGAGTTGAGATGGGTGCTAATCCATTAACCTTTGCCGGTCTGGCTGGTATTGGCGATCTAGTGGTCACGGCAACGAGTCGTCACAGTCGCAACTGGCGTGCAGGGTCACTATTAGGACAGGGCCAACAGCTTGATGATGTGCTGGAATCTATGGGCATGGTCGTAGAGGGGATTCGAACGACAAAAGCGGCATACGCCATCTCTCAAAAATTAGGTGTTCAGATGCCTATTACAGAGGTACTGTATGGAGTACTGTTTGAAGGACGTGACGTCCGTAAGGCCGTTGAGGCGCTGATGGGTCGCGACCCTAAGACCGAGATGGAAGTCATGCCACTTCAGACTTGGGAGCAATGGCATTCTTAA
- a CDS encoding 2Fe-2S iron-sulfur cluster-binding protein: MNVQITFRPSGRRVQVGQGTSLLQAARKAGVYIPTRCDGKAACLMCKVQISPEWAEFADQPRDAEQRKLGPLLDEGMRLSCQARVQGDMEVTIPEDRLKAAIRRQLERQALDDELW; encoded by the coding sequence ATGAATGTGCAGATTACGTTTAGGCCGTCAGGTAGGCGCGTACAGGTCGGTCAGGGTACGTCATTGCTTCAGGCTGCTCGTAAAGCGGGTGTATATATCCCCACTCGTTGTGACGGAAAAGCAGCCTGTCTGATGTGTAAGGTACAAATATCACCGGAATGGGCTGAATTTGCAGACCAACCCAGAGATGCAGAGCAGCGTAAGCTGGGGCCTTTACTGGATGAAGGAATGCGCTTATCCTGCCAGGCACGTGTCCAAGGCGATATGGAGGTAACCATACCGGAGGATAGGCTCAAGGCGGCTATCAGACGGCAACTGGAGCGTCAGGCGCTGGATGATGAACTGTGGTAA
- the plsY gene encoding glycerol-3-phosphate 1-O-acyltransferase PlsY — translation MILQIVAIVLSYLLGSVSFSLLYGKLKGIDIRQHGSGNAGATNTLRVLGKGPAILVLLLDVLKGVIAVLIGHWLGGESSWVPGLCGIAAIAGHNWPVYFHFRGGKGIATAIGVLASLALLPALYAGIIAILAIVMTRYVSLGSLIFVILTPWILLVLGFAWPLFWTALIICLFAVWRHRTNIVKLVRGNENKLGSKGGDRLV, via the coding sequence TTGATTTTACAAATCGTTGCCATCGTACTCAGTTACTTGCTTGGCTCTGTCAGCTTTAGTTTGCTGTATGGAAAATTAAAAGGAATCGACATTCGCCAACATGGGAGCGGCAATGCCGGTGCGACGAATACGCTGCGTGTGCTTGGAAAAGGCCCAGCTATTCTGGTACTGCTGCTGGACGTACTTAAAGGGGTTATTGCGGTACTAATAGGGCACTGGTTAGGTGGGGAATCATCCTGGGTACCGGGTTTGTGCGGCATTGCGGCGATTGCGGGCCATAACTGGCCGGTATATTTTCACTTTCGTGGAGGAAAAGGTATTGCGACTGCTATTGGTGTATTGGCATCGCTTGCCTTACTGCCCGCACTATATGCCGGAATCATTGCGATACTTGCAATTGTAATGACTCGTTACGTATCCCTTGGATCGCTCATATTTGTCATTTTGACCCCTTGGATATTACTCGTGCTTGGTTTTGCATGGCCGTTATTCTGGACGGCTCTAATCATTTGTCTGTTCGCTGTGTGGAGACACCGTACCAACATAGTCAAGTTGGTACGGGGGAATGAGAATAAGCTTGGCTCCAAAGGAGGAGATCGTCTTGTCTGA
- a CDS encoding stage VI sporulation protein F has protein sequence MNKNFPKDALKAINKKGGKNISENAVKKLAGTVKADTLQSEAQLRQLIKQVSAMANIPVSEDTVRDIVGAVKKSGMNPSNMEALMKMMMKK, from the coding sequence ATGAATAAAAACTTTCCGAAAGATGCATTGAAGGCCATTAACAAAAAAGGCGGCAAAAACATATCCGAAAATGCAGTGAAAAAGCTGGCAGGCACGGTAAAGGCGGACACGCTTCAAAGCGAAGCGCAACTGCGTCAGCTTATCAAGCAAGTGTCTGCGATGGCCAACATTCCGGTGTCGGAAGATACAGTAAGGGATATTGTTGGTGCCGTCAAAAAGAGCGGAATGAATCCTTCCAATATGGAAGCGTTGATGAAAATGATGATGAAAAAATAG